In Vitis riparia cultivar Riparia Gloire de Montpellier isolate 1030 chromosome 19, EGFV_Vit.rip_1.0, whole genome shotgun sequence, the following proteins share a genomic window:
- the LOC117908292 gene encoding agamous-like MADS-box protein AGL62, with translation MEKKQTKGRQKIEMKRIPNEEDRLITFSKRRSGIYKKASELSTLCGAEVGVLVFSPAGKAFSFGQPSIEKITNKVLYENPPPNDNTLNLVEAHRRFRLNELHQKYSELLSKMEVAKEREKILRKKVPNRSKGWWEEPISELSMHELEQMAIKIQMLHKHVQHRANELWTRASSSSLPFSVVNQTPPTNPFSMTEVEQKY, from the coding sequence ATGGAGAAAAAGCAAACTAAAGGTCGCCAAAAGATTGAGATGAAGAGGATACCCAATGAAGAGGATCGCCTAATTACCTTTTCAAAACGTAGATCTGGAATTTACAAAAAGGCAAGTGAGCTTTCTACCCTATGTGGTGCAGAAGTTGGGGTTTTGGTTTTTTCCCCAGCTGGTAAGGCATTCTCATTTGGTCAACCAAGTATtgagaaaattacaaacaaggTTTTATATGAAAACCCACCACCAAATGACAATACCCTCAATCTTGTTGAGGCTCATCGACGATTTAGACTTAATGAGCTTCACCAAAAATATAGCGAACTATTGAGCAAAATGGAAGTTGCAAAGGAGCGAGAGAAGATTCTTAGAAAAAAAGTACCAAACCGAAGCAAGGGTTGGTGGGAAGAACCTATTAGTGAGCTTAGCATGCATGAGCTTGAGCAAATGGCAATAAAGATCCAAATGCTCCATAAGCATGTGCAGCATCGAGCTAATGAGTTATGGACTAGGGCATCATCTTCATCTTTGCCATTCTCAGTGGTGAATCAAACTCCTCCAACTAATCCATTCTCTATGACCGAAGTAGAACAAAAATATTAG